A segment of the Sphingobacterium oryzagri genome:
AATTCACTCGCTATTCTCCAACGTAATCATCCTGCTTGGGTCCTGCCTATTATAGAGGATGCGGCAGCAGAGGCTGTCATCATCGCAAAAGATATAACTCATCCGTTGATCCCTACGGCCTCTTCCGTGGCAAACGATTACGATAGTACTAACCACCGCATAGCCTTGATTACTGGATCGAACATGGCGGGGAAAAGCACTTTTTTGCGCACGATTGGTATTAATGCCGTGCTCGCATACGCGGGCGCGGTGTGCAGTGCGTCGGCTTTCCGTTTGCCGATTTATCATCTTATTTCCTATATGCGCATCAAGGATTCGCTTAACGAAAGCACTTCAACATTTAAGGCCGAGCTTGATCGGATGAAGTTTATTCTCGAAACCGTCGATGCGGATAAAAAGAGCTTCTTTTTGATTGATGAAATGCTGCGTGGAACAAACTCGGTAGACAAATATTTGGGATCGCGCGCCATTATCCGCAAATTGATGGCTATGGCCGGCAAAGGCATGGTGGCTACGCATGATTTGCAATTGGCTACCCTAGAGGAAGAATATAATGGGCAGGTGCGTAACTATCACTTTGATATTCAAGTGCAGTCCTCGGAAATGCTTTTCGACTATAAATTAAAACACGGTCGATGCACGGTTTTTAACGCGTCTATGCTCTTAAAAGGAATCGGCATAGATGTCGACCAATCGGATAAAGATTTACAACACTAAAATATTAAACTAATGACACTAGCGGAACGCATTGATCTAGCGGAAACAAGGCTATGCACGACGGTTTTTCCATTTTTAACGAATCACCACGAAACGTTGTTCGGAGGAAAGGCGATGTCCATCATGGATGAAGTATCGTTTATGGCAGCGACGCGGTTTTGCCGTAAAAAGCTCGTCACCGTATCGACAGATCGTATAGATTTCGAAAAAGCCATTCCGGCAGGAAGCATTATCGAAGCGATTGCGCGCGTGCAGAGTGTCGGCCGTACCAGTTTGAAGGTAAAGGTCGAGATTTATTTAGAGAAAATGTACGAAGAAGGCAGAGAGCTGGCTATACAAGGCACATTTACTTTTGTTGCGCTAGACGATGACAAGAAGCCCATTCCAGTATTGGATGGACTAACGATCGAATCGTAAAAACCTATTGAATAAACGAAAATCGGATTTTCTGCTCGATAGAATGCGAAAAGCTGATGCTGATTTTGCCAAGTGAAGCTATGAAAATCGCTATAAAAAATCTTTTGTTAATTTCTTATAGCGATTCTCTTGCTTGCGTGTCTAGATGCTTTTTTTTTGTTAGAAACCCGAGCTAACAGCTTGCGTCAGCGGCGGTAATAGCTGGGGCAAGCAGCGAGCGCGACACGAGCGAAAGTTAAGACGGATCAGGCGAGCCCATTTTGTTAAACAGATCTAGTTATCGTTTCTTTGGCGCGGACATACTGATCTGCCCAGGATAAATCAACCTGTAGATCTTGCGCCGCATGATACACTAAATGCGGATCATCTAAAAATGCACGCGCAATTAAAATAAGATCGGCTTGTCCGTTGTTTAAGATTTCTTCGGCCTGTTTGCCATGCGTAATCATGCCTACTGCAGCAGTCGTTAATCCAGAAGCCTTTTTTATTTCTTCGGCAAACGGAACTTGATAGTTCGGGCCTACGGTAATTTCTTGATGCCGTACAGCACCGCCCGAAGATACATCAATGACTTCTACACCACGATCTTTCAAGATGTTGGCCAAAGCCACACTTTGTTCAACGTCCCAGCCGCCTTCTGCCCAGTCGCTTGCCGAAATGCGTGTCCATAACGATACATCTCGCGTTAATGGGAGCAGGGCATCTACAATTTCCAGTAAAAAACGAATTCTGTTTTCAAAGCTTCCGCCATACTCATCCTGCCGCTTGTTAACCAGCGGTGATAGAAACTGGTGGATGAGGTAACCATGCGCTGCATGTATCTCGATAATTTTATAGCCGGCTGCAAGCGAACGTAAAGTGGCCTGTTTAAAGCTGTCAACGATCGTTGCGATATCGGCTTTTTCTAATGCGCGCGGCGTATGATCTTTTTCGTGAAAAGGAATAGCCGATGGCGCTACGGTTTGCCAGCCAAATTCCGTGTCGGGCGCAAACTGCGCTCTGCCTTCCCACGGTCGGTTGTCACTCGCTTTTCGTCCGGCATGAGCCAACTGGATACCGGGTATACTTCCCTGCGCAGCAATAAATGCCGTTATTTGTTTGTACTTTTCAATATGTTCGTCTTTCCATATGCCGAGATCCCAAAACGAAATTCGGCCTTCCGGAACTACCGCCGTAGCTTCCTGAATCACGGCGCTAGCCTTGCCAATGGCAAATTGTCCTAAATGGACTAAATGCCAATCATTTGCAAAGCCGTCAAGCGCCGAGTATTGGCACATGGGCGATACCACCAGACGGTTAGATAGCGTCATGTTTTTTAAGGATAGGGATTCAAATACTTTAGCCATTTTTTAATTATTATACACGTTGTTTATTCATTACGTTGAACGGGTGCTAAGTTAGCAAGTTCATCTTCAGAAAATAAACGATAATGTACCTTGAATGTTTTGCCTAGTGGTGTTTCCAGTGAAAAACCTCCGGGTCCGAAGCCATCAAGCACGTCGAGGGTGAAGTGCGCATGTTTCCAATATTCAAATAGGTCGCGATCTACCCAAAATTCAAAGCCCTCCGCAAGACCGATAAGTGCATCGTTCATCCGGGGGAAGTAGCCGCCTTTCTCAAAGCATTGTGGCTGCGTGCCTTCGCAGCAACCACCAGCTTGGTAAAACATTAAATCACCATGGGTTGACGAGAGCTCTTGAATAAGTGCTTTGGCTTTTTCGGTTACATCTAATCTGCTTGTTGCCATAACGCTGTTTTTTTATAAAACAAATGGGATTATGTGAATAACCCCATTTGCGCGGTATATGTTTCTGTTGTTTAGAAAAATCCGAGTTTCTCTTTGTCGTACGAGATCAACATGTTTTTTGTCTGACGATAGTGATCTAGCATCATCTTATGGTTTTCTCGACCAATACCAGATTGCTTGTAACCACCAAAAGGTGCTCCGGCAGGATAGGAGTGATATTGATTAACCCACACCCGACCCGCTTGTATCGCGCGCGGTATTTGATACAACTGATGAGCATCTCTGGTCCATACGCCAGCTCCCAGTCCGTAAATCGTGTCGTTGGCCAGTGCGATTGCCTCGGCTTCGTCTTTGAAGGTGGTAACGGCCAGCACCGGACCAAAAATCTCTTCCTGGAAAATACGCATTTTATTGTTGCCTTTGAACAGCGTAGGTTTGATGTAAAAACCTTCTTCAAAACCTTCGCCCACTTGATTCTCATCGCCACCGGTCAACACCTCGGCACCTTCTTCTTTACCCAATTTGATGTATGACATGATTTTGTCTTTCTGAATCTTGGATGCTTGCGCGCCCATCATGGTTGCCGGGTCTAGTGGATCACCGACTTTTATCTGGTTGACGCGATCAATGACCTTGGCAATGAAACGATCGTAAATATCTTCCTGGATTAGTAATCGCGACGGACAGGTGCAAATTTCACCTTGGTTAAGCGCAAATAGTACAGCGCCTTCAATCGCTTTGTCCAAAAATGCATCATCATGATCCATGACCGAACTAAAGAAAACATTAGGTGATTTTCCGCCAAGTTCTAACGTAACTGGAATGATGTTTTCGGTGGCGTACTGCATCACCATGCGGCCTGTTGCGGTTGAACCGGTGAAAGCTGCTTTGGAAACTTTAGGATTGGTAACTAATGTTCTTCCTAATTCGGATCCAAAACCATTGACGATGTTAACCACGCCTTCGGGAATAAGATCACCTATAAGCTCCAGAAGCACCAAGATAGAGACTGGTGTGCTTTCTGCAGGTTTGAGCACCACGCAGTTACCGGCAGCCAAAGCAGGGGCTAATTTCCAAACAGCCATCAATATCGGGAAGTTCCACGGGATAATTTGCGCGATAACGCCCAACGGTTCGTTCACGATGATGGAAACAGTGTCTTTATCCAACTCGTTGATAGATCCTTCTTCGGCTCTGATCACGCTGGCAAAGTAACGAAAATGATCTATCGCCAAAGGAATATCGGCGTTTAACGTTTCGCGTACTGCTTTGCCATTATCGATTGTTTCCACTGCGGCGATATGTTCGAGGTTTTCCTCTATACGGTCGGCTATTTTGTTTAGCATAATACTTCGTTCGGTAGCTGATGTTTTGCTGAACTGTTCAAAAGCCCTGTGCGCAGCATCGACCGCAAGTTCGATATCCTCTTTCGTCGAATGGGCTACCTGTGTAAACACTTTGCCGTCAACAGGCGATACATTGTCAAAATATTTTCCTAATACGGGAGCAACAAATTTGCCGCCGATGTAATTGTCATAACGTTCTTTGAACGTGGGTTTTTTAATTGCACTCATGTTACTTAATTTTTATATTGGTCTGTTAGCTAAAACAAATATAGGTTTGTAGGGGTTTTTCTAATAGCACTTTTGTGTCAAATAGTAGCACAATCCGGAGATCATACGTCAGTATATCGCGTTGGTTTCTTTATATTTGAGTATAACCTGTAAACAAGTAGGAGGGAAGAATGTCCAACAATAACCAATTGCACATGTTGCCATTGTCGAGCCGTAAAGAACTGACGACATTGGTCGAAAACCGACGCGCATATACGTTGGCAAATCATGAGCTGAATATCTTTGAAACCTACGAAGCGAGTTCGCTCGTGCCCTTGCAATTTAATGATCTGGTGATTATTAACATGATCAAAGGCAAAAAAGTGATGCATTTGCAAGAGAAGATTTCATTCGACTATTTTCCGGGTGAAACTTTACTATTGCCTGAATACACAAAAATGAAGATTGATTTTCCTGAGGCTCGGTTAGAATCGCCTACGCAGTGTACTGCCATTACGGTAAGCGCGGATAAGATTAGCGAGGTGGTGAACTATCTGAATGAGTTCTATCCCAAAAAAGGGAGCGACGCCAATTGGTCTTTCCAACTGGATAAATTTCACTTCAGTAACAATGAAGAGTTGGTACGCCTGACTAATCGGCTTTTTCAGGTAAGCCTCAGCCATGATATACACAAAGAAGCCCTGGCTGATTTGGCTCTCAAAGAATTGATGATCCGTATTATGCAGATGCAGGGGCTGCTCGTATTGCAAGAAAACGGAGCAAGTAAAAACAGCTCCACTTTTCATTTTGTAAAGCAATATATTGCAGAAAACTTAACCGAAAAGTTGACGGTTGAACATATCTGTGCGAAGGTGGGTATGAGTAAAAGTGCACTGGCGCGAGCTTTTAAAGCGGAATTTGGCGTAAGTTTAATGGAGTTCGTCATACGCGAACGTATTCTTCAGGCCAAAAAAATACTGCGAGCGGCAGACAGCGTAAAAGAAGCCTGCTTTGCGGCAGGCTTCTCGGATGTAAATTATTTTATACGCTTATTCAAACAACGGGAAGGCTTAACGCCAGGCCAATTTAAAGCGCAGGGCTAAACCGGTTGCTTAACGTTTCATAACCCGATCGAGTTCCCGCTTACTTTCGCGCTCTTTGATCGTGTCACGCTTATCAAAGTCTTTTTTACCTTGAGCCAGGGCAATCTCTACCTTAGCAAAACCCCGTTCACTAATGAAGATGCGAAGCGGAACAATGGTAAAGCCCTTTTCTTCTCCCTTTTCACGAAGCTTTTTAAGCTCGCGTTTGGTCAATAAGAGTTGACGGTCGCGTTTTGCCTCATGGTTGTAAAAAGAACCGAACGAATATTCCGCGATATGCATATTCCGGATGTAGAGTCCGTCTTCGAAGAAATTGCAAAAGCTATCGTTAATGTTAGCCTTTCCTTCGCGGATAGATTTGATTTCTGTACCTAACAAACGGATGCCTGCCGTGTACCGATCAAGAAGATGATATTCGAAAGAAGCGCGTTTATTTTTTATATTGATGTGTGCTGAAATACCCATGTGCTATTGTTTAATCTGCAAAAGTAAAGATTTTATATTTTTGTCGAAGTTTTAATCTGGAACTATTGCTAATATCTTAACAATAATTTAATTTTATGATATTCATATGGTTTTTAGATGAGGTTAAATGAATCGAGTTTCGTATGTTTGCAGCGGTTTTTTTTAGGCTGAATATATACAATGTTAATTTTTAATGGTCTTTTGGATGGTTCTTTGCATCGGGAAGGATAATTAGAAGTGGAAATTGTATATTTTTGTTTATTATTATATTTTTGACGTTTAATACATTAAAGTCAAAAGTTAAGTCGGCTTACGTTATAGAAATTACATCACAAAAAATAGAAATACCTACAGCATGAGTAAGGGAAAGTTAAGTGAAAGAACATCGAAGTTCCTACAGAGTGAACTAGAACCCATCAAGTCTAATAATCTTTACGCTTATTTTAGACCTATCCAGTCCAAACAGGATACGGAGGTTATTATAGATGGGAAACGTGTGCTGATGTTCGGCTCAAACTCTTATTTAGGTTTGACAACAGACGGGCGAATCATTGAGGCTGCGCAAGATGCCCTTGCTAAATACGGTACAGGTTGTGCAGGTTCTCGTTTTCTCAATGGTACGCTTGATATTCATGTGGAACTGGAAGAAAAATTGGCTAGTTATGTAGGTAAAGAGGCGGCTATTTTATTCAGTACGGGGTTCCAATCAAACTTAGGTCCATTGTCGTGCCTTACCGGTCGCAACGATTATATATTGTTAGATGAGCGCAACCACGCATCGATTATCGATGGTAGTCGTTTGTCTTTCTCCAAAGTGATAAAATATGCGCACAATGACATGGAAGATCTTCGCGCTAAGATTGCCAGATTGCCGGAAGAAAGCTTTAAGCTGATCGCAACGGATGGTATTTTTAGCATGGAAGGCGATA
Coding sequences within it:
- a CDS encoding acyl-CoA thioesterase, whose product is MTLAERIDLAETRLCTTVFPFLTNHHETLFGGKAMSIMDEVSFMAATRFCRKKLVTVSTDRIDFEKAIPAGSIIEAIARVQSVGRTSLKVKVEIYLEKMYEEGRELAIQGTFTFVALDDDKKPIPVLDGLTIES
- a CDS encoding NADH:flavin oxidoreductase/NADH oxidase; protein product: MAKVFESLSLKNMTLSNRLVVSPMCQYSALDGFANDWHLVHLGQFAIGKASAVIQEATAVVPEGRISFWDLGIWKDEHIEKYKQITAFIAAQGSIPGIQLAHAGRKASDNRPWEGRAQFAPDTEFGWQTVAPSAIPFHEKDHTPRALEKADIATIVDSFKQATLRSLAAGYKIIEIHAAHGYLIHQFLSPLVNKRQDEYGGSFENRIRFLLEIVDALLPLTRDVSLWTRISASDWAEGGWDVEQSVALANILKDRGVEVIDVSSGGAVRHQEITVGPNYQVPFAEEIKKASGLTTAAVGMITHGKQAEEILNNGQADLILIARAFLDDPHLVYHAAQDLQVDLSWADQYVRAKETITRSV
- a CDS encoding DUF779 domain-containing protein gives rise to the protein MATSRLDVTEKAKALIQELSSTHGDLMFYQAGGCCEGTQPQCFEKGGYFPRMNDALIGLAEGFEFWVDRDLFEYWKHAHFTLDVLDGFGPGGFSLETPLGKTFKVHYRLFSEDELANLAPVQRNE
- a CDS encoding aldehyde dehydrogenase family protein, which produces MSAIKKPTFKERYDNYIGGKFVAPVLGKYFDNVSPVDGKVFTQVAHSTKEDIELAVDAAHRAFEQFSKTSATERSIMLNKIADRIEENLEHIAAVETIDNGKAVRETLNADIPLAIDHFRYFASVIRAEEGSINELDKDTVSIIVNEPLGVIAQIIPWNFPILMAVWKLAPALAAGNCVVLKPAESTPVSILVLLELIGDLIPEGVVNIVNGFGSELGRTLVTNPKVSKAAFTGSTATGRMVMQYATENIIPVTLELGGKSPNVFFSSVMDHDDAFLDKAIEGAVLFALNQGEICTCPSRLLIQEDIYDRFIAKVIDRVNQIKVGDPLDPATMMGAQASKIQKDKIMSYIKLGKEEGAEVLTGGDENQVGEGFEEGFYIKPTLFKGNNKMRIFQEEIFGPVLAVTTFKDEAEAIALANDTIYGLGAGVWTRDAHQLYQIPRAIQAGRVWVNQYHSYPAGAPFGGYKQSGIGRENHKMMLDHYRQTKNMLISYDKEKLGFF
- a CDS encoding helix-turn-helix domain-containing protein, with protein sequence MSNNNQLHMLPLSSRKELTTLVENRRAYTLANHELNIFETYEASSLVPLQFNDLVIINMIKGKKVMHLQEKISFDYFPGETLLLPEYTKMKIDFPEARLESPTQCTAITVSADKISEVVNYLNEFYPKKGSDANWSFQLDKFHFSNNEELVRLTNRLFQVSLSHDIHKEALADLALKELMIRIMQMQGLLVLQENGASKNSSTFHFVKQYIAENLTEKLTVEHICAKVGMSKSALARAFKAEFGVSLMEFVIRERILQAKKILRAADSVKEACFAAGFSDVNYFIRLFKQREGLTPGQFKAQG
- the smpB gene encoding SsrA-binding protein SmpB, with the protein product MGISAHINIKNKRASFEYHLLDRYTAGIRLLGTEIKSIREGKANINDSFCNFFEDGLYIRNMHIAEYSFGSFYNHEAKRDRQLLLTKRELKKLREKGEEKGFTIVPLRIFISERGFAKVEIALAQGKKDFDKRDTIKERESKRELDRVMKR